In Chitinophaga oryzae, the sequence CGGAGGGCCATATTCGGAATCGCGGATTTACTCGTAATGGTATTGTAGTCCAATATAGGCGGCGGATTATCTCCCAGCGCAAGGCGCGCGTTCTTCGCCGCGTCTTCATAACGCCCCATGCAGAGGTACGTACGCGCCAGCACGCTGTAAGCCGCTGTAGCAGCCCCTCTGAAACGATTGCCTGTATTATTGGCATTCAAATCAGGGATAGCGCTATTAATATCTCTGATGATGCGATCGTAGATGTCGGCTACCGTACTGCGGGGCGGTGTTTCTTCGGCAATATCCACAGACGTCATAAACGGCACGGCCAGGTCTTTGGCGGCAGTAGCGGCGTTGTAAGGCTTTGCGTACAGGTTCACCAGGTAGAGGTATTCGAAAGCCCTTCCCAGCAAAGCCTCCGCCTTGATACGGCGTTTATCCCTCTCCGTTCCATTGCCCGCTGCATCGATACCCACCAGCACTGCATTATAGCGATAGATATTTCCGTAGTGCTTGCCCCAGAAAGCAGGCGGTATCTTCGTGTCAACGGTATACTGGTTGGCCCACAAATACACCAGGTCTTCCACCCTGTCGGGCGTTTGGGGATAGTGGTAACGTCCACGTCGTCGGACAGCAGGTTCAGCTCCCGTGCACCACTGGAAGTGAGGTCCTGGCTGTTCAGGAACAAATCGTAGTCGCTTACGTTGGTCAGGATGGTTTTGCCGACTGGTTCCACATCCAGGTATTTCTTACAGGAGACAGCTGTGGTAAGCAGGGCAGCCATTCCATATATCATCCATTTGTTGCGCATATATTACTGTTGATACATTAGAAATTG encodes:
- a CDS encoding RagB/SusD family nutrient uptake outer membrane protein; protein product: MEDLVYLWANQYTVDTKIPPAFWGKHYGNIYRYNAVLVGIDAAGNGTERDKRRIKAEALLGRAFEYLYLVNLYAKPYNAATAAKDLAVPFMTSVDIAEETPPRSTVADIYDRIIRDINSAIPDLNANNTGNRFRGAATAAYSVLARTYLCMGRYEDAAKNARLALGDNPPPILDYNTITSKSAIPNMALRPFDLYARYSTNASSREYPTIAFLKMFDVNDLRLKLFYENTGDYTYPRRGIVFFNPSGAVSNFGTGVEEMKLIIAEAAARGGRLPEALTQVNDIRKCRIKKEVYQPLASTDAAEVMGFVMRERRLELAFKGLRWIDMRRLDAENKMPAVYRYNANNEVIATLTPHAVRYTLQIPLAVLQFNPTMPRNDE